Proteins co-encoded in one Trueperella abortisuis genomic window:
- a CDS encoding FtsW/RodA/SpoVE family cell cycle protein yields the protein MVTMATLEGGVLSERELARRNDILRALAVIMLATACLTVLGVVMVYSSTAPSSIRAVDVNPDLTLFSVATRQALTTLVGVVGLVVMALIPYQVTRRFVHVFLGLGFALQLGVLVQGGGVSGNNNWLSLGSITIQPSEFIKLALVLWLAHMLSRLQLSEIENLRTLWIPALGFLGAAGLVVAGGDVGTGLIYILIGAGLFFLAGLRIKHLSVVAIFGALGVSILVAANPSRLRRIAEFFTNLFTLPDTHEPTQSDFSQFAFGTGGLTGAGIGAGKEKWRDLSEAHTDFIFAVIGEELGLLGTLTVIALFLALGWGLVEICRKHPARYAQLMAAGAALWLCGQALANMFVVTGLLPVFGVPLPFISMGGSSMLATLAMVGCVISAALAVPGVRESWRVRGRLVQRIRTLVRSER from the coding sequence ATGGTCACGATGGCGACGCTTGAGGGCGGCGTGCTCTCCGAGCGTGAGCTTGCCCGCCGTAACGACATCCTGCGGGCCTTGGCGGTCATCATGCTCGCCACGGCCTGCCTCACAGTTCTCGGCGTCGTCATGGTCTACTCATCCACGGCGCCGAGTTCCATCCGGGCGGTCGACGTCAACCCGGATCTGACGCTCTTTTCCGTGGCGACCCGCCAGGCGTTGACCACGCTCGTCGGCGTGGTGGGCCTGGTTGTCATGGCGCTCATCCCGTACCAGGTCACGCGGAGATTCGTGCACGTCTTCCTCGGCCTCGGCTTCGCGTTGCAGCTCGGCGTACTCGTCCAGGGCGGGGGTGTGTCCGGAAACAACAACTGGCTCTCCCTTGGCTCGATCACGATCCAGCCCTCGGAGTTCATCAAGCTGGCGCTCGTGTTGTGGCTCGCCCACATGCTCTCCCGCCTCCAGCTATCCGAGATCGAGAACCTGCGCACGCTGTGGATCCCCGCGCTGGGATTCCTCGGCGCCGCGGGGCTGGTGGTCGCGGGCGGGGACGTGGGCACAGGGTTGATCTACATCCTCATTGGCGCCGGACTGTTCTTCCTGGCGGGGTTGCGGATCAAGCACCTGAGTGTGGTGGCGATCTTCGGCGCGCTCGGTGTGAGCATCCTGGTGGCGGCCAACCCCTCTCGTCTGCGACGCATCGCGGAGTTCTTTACCAACCTGTTCACGCTGCCGGACACGCATGAGCCCACCCAGTCGGACTTCTCGCAGTTCGCCTTCGGCACCGGCGGACTCACCGGCGCGGGAATCGGCGCGGGCAAGGAAAAGTGGCGCGACCTGTCCGAGGCCCACACCGACTTCATCTTCGCCGTCATCGGCGAAGAGCTCGGCCTGCTGGGGACTTTGACTGTTATCGCCCTGTTCCTTGCGCTTGGCTGGGGGCTGGTGGAGATCTGCCGAAAGCACCCCGCCAGGTACGCCCAGCTCATGGCGGCGGGTGCGGCGCTGTGGCTGTGCGGGCAGGCGCTGGCGAATATGTTCGTGGTCACGGGCCTCCTGCCCGTCTTCGGCGTGCCGCTACCGTTCATCTCCATGGGCGGATCGTCCATGCTCGCCACCCTCGCGATGGTCGGGTGTGTCATCTCCGCCGCGCTCGCCGTCCCCGGCGTTCGGGAGAGCTGGCGGGTTCGCGGTAGGCTTGTGCAACGTATACGAACCCTAGTGAGGAGCGAGCGATAA
- the murG gene encoding undecaprenyldiphospho-muramoylpentapeptide beta-N-acetylglucosaminyltransferase, with amino-acid sequence MAIVLAGGGTAGHVNPLLATASAITKEHPGTQVVAVGTEAGLETTLVPAAGLELETIPRVPLPRKPSADMARFPMNFKAAIAAAGEVLDRHEAEAVIGFGGYVSTPVYLAARKRKVPVVVHEGNARPGMANRLGARFAATVALTFPSTPLRAAKGITVSVGLPLRREIERLSARPGGRRAGREEAAARFGLDPDQPIMLVTGGSSGAQHLNEVFAESACDIRAAGIQVIHITGQGKGDDVRAAAPDAGYVVLDYLSDMESAYAVADLAVSRAGAGMVAELSALGIPAVFVPLPVGNGEQALNARDVVSAGGAILIDNKALTPAKVRSDVLPLFDGDRLETMAQRSTGVSPLNAASRLASIAMHVAEGER; translated from the coding sequence ATGGCAATCGTACTTGCGGGAGGGGGAACGGCCGGCCACGTCAACCCTTTGCTGGCGACGGCCAGTGCGATCACCAAGGAGCATCCGGGCACCCAGGTGGTCGCCGTCGGCACCGAGGCCGGGCTGGAAACCACCCTCGTCCCGGCCGCCGGGCTGGAGCTCGAGACGATCCCGCGCGTACCGCTGCCGCGCAAGCCCTCGGCGGACATGGCAAGGTTTCCCATGAACTTCAAGGCGGCGATCGCGGCTGCCGGCGAGGTGCTCGACCGGCACGAGGCCGAGGCCGTCATAGGCTTCGGCGGCTACGTCTCAACCCCCGTCTACCTCGCGGCCCGCAAGCGCAAGGTCCCGGTCGTCGTTCATGAGGGCAACGCCCGACCGGGCATGGCCAATAGGCTAGGCGCGCGCTTTGCGGCGACTGTTGCCCTCACCTTTCCCTCAACGCCGCTACGCGCGGCGAAAGGCATCACGGTCAGCGTGGGCTTGCCTCTCAGGCGCGAGATTGAGCGGCTGTCGGCGCGCCCCGGTGGGAGGCGCGCCGGGCGTGAGGAGGCCGCCGCGCGCTTCGGACTCGACCCGGATCAGCCGATCATGCTGGTGACGGGCGGCTCATCCGGCGCCCAGCACCTCAACGAGGTCTTCGCCGAGTCTGCCTGCGACATCCGCGCGGCCGGCATCCAGGTCATACACATCACGGGCCAGGGCAAGGGCGACGACGTCCGAGCCGCCGCGCCCGACGCCGGCTACGTCGTCCTCGACTACCTGTCCGACATGGAGAGCGCCTACGCGGTGGCAGACCTCGCGGTCTCCCGCGCGGGTGCCGGGATGGTGGCCGAGCTGTCGGCGCTCGGCATCCCGGCGGTGTTTGTGCCGCTTCCCGTGGGCAACGGCGAGCAGGCCCTCAACGCGCGCGACGTGGTCAGCGCCGGCGGGGCGATCCTCATCGATAACAAGGCCCTGACGCCCGCCAAGGTTCGCTCCGACGTCCTCCCACTTTTCGACGGTGATCGCCTCGAGACGATGGCGCAGCGCTCGACGGGCGTGTCACCGTTGAACGCGGCCAGCCGCCTGGCGAGCATCGCGATGCACGTGGCGGAGGGGGAGCGATGA
- the murC gene encoding UDP-N-acetylmuramate--L-alanine ligase has protein sequence MMYHLIGAGGAGMSVVGELLLERGETVTGSDRQDSANLERLKAAGATVYVGHDAANVDPTATVVLSTAIKADNPELRIATERGQQVIHRSQALAIAAADKDFVAVAGAHGKTTTSGMLAVALSELGRDPSRAIGGRLAGGASGAHLGRGSMFIAEADESDGSFLNYRPRVALVTNVEPDHLDHYGSKEAFFEAFVEFAHRIGFGGLLVACADSDGALELAERARSEGIRAWTYGRGEGLENHAHVEDTDSGARITFRGKPIDLHLAVPGKHNILNATGALLVGVELGEEPAQMAAALATFRGTGRRFELRGEVAGRRVIDDYAHHPTEVRATLETARQQTTAGVRVLFQPHLYSRTQIFAEEFARALALADSVVVTSVYAAREVPSDGAEANVITDQLPGSELVTDRVEAARRIAALSEPGDIILTMGAGDVTELADVVLEAL, from the coding sequence ATGATGTATCACCTTATCGGCGCGGGAGGCGCGGGCATGAGCGTGGTCGGCGAGCTTCTGCTTGAGCGCGGCGAGACCGTGACCGGCTCGGATCGCCAGGATTCGGCCAACCTCGAACGTCTGAAGGCCGCGGGCGCCACCGTCTACGTCGGCCATGACGCGGCGAACGTCGACCCGACCGCCACCGTGGTCCTGTCTACCGCAATCAAGGCAGACAACCCCGAGCTGCGCATCGCCACGGAGCGCGGCCAGCAGGTCATCCACCGCAGCCAGGCGCTCGCCATCGCGGCGGCGGACAAGGACTTTGTGGCTGTTGCGGGCGCGCACGGGAAGACGACGACGTCGGGCATGCTCGCCGTGGCGCTGTCCGAATTGGGGCGTGATCCTTCGCGGGCGATCGGGGGGCGGCTCGCCGGCGGGGCATCCGGCGCGCATTTGGGGCGCGGCTCGATGTTTATTGCCGAGGCTGACGAGTCCGACGGGTCTTTCCTCAACTACCGCCCGCGCGTGGCGCTGGTGACGAACGTGGAGCCTGACCACCTCGACCACTACGGCTCGAAGGAGGCCTTCTTCGAGGCCTTCGTGGAGTTTGCCCACCGGATTGGGTTCGGGGGCCTGCTCGTGGCGTGCGCGGACAGCGACGGCGCCCTTGAGCTGGCTGAACGTGCCCGGTCGGAGGGCATCCGGGCATGGACCTACGGGCGCGGCGAGGGGCTGGAGAATCACGCCCACGTGGAGGACACGGACTCGGGTGCGCGGATCACGTTCCGCGGCAAGCCGATTGACCTGCACCTTGCCGTCCCGGGCAAGCACAACATTCTTAACGCTACCGGCGCATTGCTCGTCGGCGTGGAGCTTGGTGAGGAGCCGGCGCAGATGGCGGCGGCCCTGGCCACATTCCGCGGGACCGGGCGGCGCTTTGAGCTTCGCGGCGAGGTGGCGGGTCGGCGCGTGATCGACGATTACGCACACCACCCCACGGAGGTGCGCGCCACGCTCGAGACGGCCCGCCAGCAGACGACGGCGGGTGTGCGGGTGCTCTTCCAGCCCCACCTCTATTCGCGCACGCAGATCTTCGCCGAGGAGTTCGCTCGCGCGCTCGCACTTGCGGACTCGGTGGTGGTCACATCGGTCTACGCCGCGCGTGAGGTGCCCTCGGACGGCGCTGAGGCGAACGTCATCACCGACCAGCTACCGGGCTCGGAGCTGGTGACCGACCGCGTGGAGGCCGCGCGCCGCATCGCCGCGCTCTCCGAGCCGGGCGACATCATCTTGACGATGGGTGCGGGGGACGTGACGGAGCTGGCTGACGTCGTGCTCGAGGCGCTATGA
- a CDS encoding cell division protein FtsQ/DivIB, with amino-acid sequence MRAPRQPKKPRKLTGGARERDSGGELRQPPPRAEDYIPTAPMVPLELEDEDHGSEESYLESQAYGREESEKGDGVPLSGSEVGRGPGRLSLLTQSARAAGAELGRRLASRRSDQGDLQARRTERKREARRLRLKRLGIGASVVALLALAGWVAFASPLLRYEYSADQIGGYAANSIVDKTELEQLVASHDGQNLLLLDADALAGDIRDIPEIASATVTKDYRHRLRIEITESVPVACLGPKDQCSAVAADGTELSVPAELAASLPRISHSDGLDPAQAISDGLGVLSTLDQGVLGQVTEASVAKGNLVTLHLTQGRTVFWGGLERGEFKAQVLAVLLTQTASYFDVSVPDAPVSR; translated from the coding sequence ATGAGAGCACCTCGGCAACCGAAGAAGCCGCGCAAGCTCACCGGTGGCGCCCGCGAGCGTGACAGCGGTGGGGAGCTTCGCCAGCCGCCCCCGCGCGCGGAGGACTACATCCCCACGGCGCCGATGGTTCCGCTCGAGCTTGAGGATGAGGATCATGGCTCGGAGGAAAGCTATCTCGAGAGCCAAGCGTACGGCCGGGAGGAATCAGAGAAGGGTGACGGCGTGCCACTCTCCGGCTCCGAGGTCGGGCGGGGGCCGGGAAGGCTGAGCCTCCTGACGCAGTCCGCGCGTGCCGCGGGCGCCGAACTGGGCAGGCGGCTCGCCTCCCGGCGTTCGGATCAGGGCGACCTTCAAGCGCGTCGGACCGAGCGCAAGCGCGAGGCGCGCCGCCTCCGCCTCAAGAGGCTGGGGATCGGCGCGAGCGTCGTTGCGCTCCTGGCTCTGGCCGGGTGGGTCGCATTCGCCTCTCCGCTCCTGCGCTACGAGTATTCGGCCGACCAGATCGGCGGATACGCGGCCAACTCGATCGTCGACAAGACCGAGCTCGAGCAGCTGGTGGCAAGCCACGACGGCCAGAACCTCCTCCTGCTCGACGCGGACGCGTTGGCGGGCGACATTCGGGACATCCCGGAGATCGCCAGCGCGACGGTGACGAAGGACTACCGCCACCGCCTGCGCATCGAGATCACCGAGTCGGTGCCCGTGGCCTGTCTCGGCCCCAAGGACCAGTGCAGCGCGGTGGCGGCGGACGGGACGGAGCTGAGCGTGCCGGCCGAACTCGCTGCCAGCCTGCCCCGGATCAGTCACAGCGACGGGCTCGACCCGGCACAGGCGATCTCGGACGGACTTGGGGTGCTGAGCACGCTCGATCAGGGTGTGCTCGGGCAGGTCACCGAGGCGTCGGTCGCCAAGGGTAACCTGGTCACGCTCCACCTCACGCAGGGGCGCACGGTCTTCTGGGGCGGCCTCGAGAGGGGCGAATTCAAGGCCCAGGTGCTCGCCGTGCTCCTGACCCAGACGGCCAGCTACTTCGACGTTTCCGTGCCGGACGCGCCTGTGAGCCGATGA
- the ftsZ gene encoding cell division protein FtsZ: MYALNNSASIKVVGVGGGGVNAVDRMIQDGLAGVDFIAVNTDSQSLAKSEAETKIDIGRDVSNGLGAGADPTVGKRAAEENLDVVVSTLEGADMVFVTAGEGGGTGTGAAPVIARAAREQGALTVGVVTRPFSFEGLQRSRNANDGIRELRDAVDTLIVIPNDRLLEVTEEDLSIIEAYRLADEVLQNGVKGISDLITMPGVVNVDFADVKTIMKDAGTAIMGIGTANGPDRALRATENAISSPLLEARIDGAHGVLLAFTSSTDLGLREQSEAAQMVKEAVDPNANIIIGIIVDESLGDDVRVTVIAAGFDETDDVLRDPAAPVQQAAPTVPATPVVPAAPTDERTPGQAYQQEQPVPTAHRPAVSGTPLEVPVIDEPKRQRPDLDIPPFLFGDE, translated from the coding sequence ATGTACGCTCTGAACAACTCTGCAAGCATCAAGGTTGTTGGTGTCGGCGGAGGCGGCGTCAACGCCGTCGATCGCATGATCCAGGATGGTCTTGCCGGCGTCGATTTCATCGCCGTTAACACCGACAGCCAGTCCCTGGCCAAGTCTGAGGCCGAAACCAAGATCGACATCGGGCGCGACGTCTCGAACGGCCTGGGGGCCGGCGCGGACCCGACCGTGGGTAAGCGCGCGGCTGAGGAAAACCTCGACGTGGTGGTCTCCACCCTCGAGGGAGCGGACATGGTGTTCGTCACCGCGGGCGAGGGCGGCGGAACCGGCACCGGCGCCGCACCCGTTATCGCCCGCGCCGCCCGCGAACAGGGCGCGCTCACCGTGGGCGTGGTCACCCGCCCGTTCTCCTTCGAGGGACTCCAGCGTTCGCGCAACGCCAACGACGGGATTCGTGAGCTGCGCGACGCCGTCGACACCCTCATCGTTATCCCGAATGACCGTCTGCTCGAGGTCACCGAGGAGGACCTGTCCATCATCGAGGCCTACCGTCTCGCCGATGAGGTGCTCCAAAACGGCGTGAAGGGCATCTCCGACCTCATCACGATGCCGGGTGTGGTCAACGTCGACTTCGCGGACGTGAAGACGATCATGAAGGACGCCGGAACCGCGATCATGGGCATCGGCACCGCCAACGGCCCCGACCGCGCGCTGCGCGCCACCGAGAACGCCATCTCCTCCCCGCTGCTTGAGGCGCGCATCGACGGCGCCCACGGCGTGCTCCTTGCCTTCACCTCCTCCACCGACCTTGGCCTGCGCGAGCAGTCCGAGGCGGCGCAGATGGTCAAGGAGGCCGTGGACCCGAATGCGAACATCATCATCGGCATCATCGTCGACGAGTCGCTGGGCGACGACGTGCGTGTGACCGTCATCGCTGCCGGCTTCGACGAGACCGACGACGTGTTGCGCGACCCCGCCGCACCCGTGCAGCAGGCGGCACCCACGGTTCCGGCTACGCCGGTGGTTCCCGCCGCGCCAACCGATGAGCGCACGCCCGGCCAGGCATATCAGCAAGAGCAGCCTGTTCCCACGGCCCACCGCCCCGCGGTGAGCGGAACTCCGCTCGAGGTGCCGGTGATCGACGAGCCGAAGCGCCAGCGCCCGGACCTGGACATTCCGCCCTTCCTCTTCGGCGACGAGTAG